GTGTTCGATCATGAAAGCCGGGACCATCGAGCCGTTGGCGAAGTGGAACCAGAACAGATAGTCGGCGAAGTTCGCCTGGTCGGGGCCGAGGATCAGCCGGCCGCCGCCGTGCTTGCGGCAGATATATTCGACGATGGCGCCCGACTCGCCGAGCGTGAGGCCGCGCTCCTGGATGACCGGGGCGGTGCCGAAAGCGGTGAGCGCCTTGTATTCGGGCGGGGCGGCCATGGACGGCTCGCGGTCGTAGCTCTTGAGTTCGTAGGGCACCCCCAGTTCCTCGCAGAGCCAGATCACGCGGTCGGACACCGAATTGCGCAAGTGGTGGATCGTCAGCATCGTCATTCTCCCTGCATCAGCGCCTGCGCCTGCGCGACGCAGCGGCTGAGCCTTTCTTTGGGGCCGATCCCGGCATCGGCTTCCGAGCGGATCGGCACTTCGAGGCCGACTACCACGCCCAGTGGCACATGCCGCAGGAAATCGGCCAGCGGCAGGTCACCGTCGCCCGGCGCGCGGCGTTCGTAGAGCGCTTCCTGCATGTAGTCGTCGATTATGGCAGGCATGGGTACGTCGTTGAGCTGGATATGGCCGATCACCGCCGGATCGAGCGCGGCGAAGTCGGCCACCGTCCCGCCGAAGCGGAAGAAGTGCATCGTATCGATAAGCAGCTTGAACGAGGGGTGCGCCACGGCGGCGAGCGCGGGCAAGGCCTTGTCGAGCCGG
The window above is part of the Novosphingobium sp. G106 genome. Proteins encoded here:
- a CDS encoding glutathione S-transferase family protein — translated: MLTIHHLRNSVSDRVIWLCEELGVPYELKSYDREPSMAAPPEYKALTAFGTAPVIQERGLTLGESGAIVEYICRKHGGGRLILGPDQANFADYLFWFHFANGSMVPAFMIEHITNAANIPAGPSPTRSERVMTMVEARLGEAAYFAGDEFTAADVMNLLPRFAERLDLSGLPNIRGYLERVTARPAWKRTAELR